The sequence ACCCTCTTGGGATCTTGGGGGGGtggtttctttttctaaattgcATGGCAACATCAATTGACCAAACCAATACCAAATCATCACATGCTCGTGCTCTTCCCCTTCTCCTCATCTTCTTATCTTTCCTTCTCTTCATTAGCCTTACAATCCCCATGACTCGTCCTCAGGTCACATCTACGGTTGCTCCTTTTAAGAGGGTTCTCCTTGAACCTTCGGTTTCAGCTTCAGTAACAATGGATCTACATCCAAACGCTCGCACACGACACAGCCGCACTTCTAGAAGGAGAGAGTTTGGAAATGATGCTCATGAGGTTCCTAGTGGTCCAAACCCTATTTCCAACTAGGTGAGTTGGCACATCTGGTTTTACCGGTGAGTTTGAAGGATAAGTTATTATAGAtcaatattatatgtatattggGGAAGCTTCGGATCGATGGAGATTAGAGAGAAGCTTAATTattatggattttgttttgttttttttggctatgAATTATCATGGATTtggtatatatatctttggATCGATCAATTTGGTACCCTTCCATTTCCTTTTTAAATCTTTAGTTCGTTTTAATATTGCTTCCTCCATCTTTTAAGTTTTGAAGTTAGAGTTGTAAAGAAGAGATATACTCTAAATGGTTCACTTGTGTGTATGTAGCCACCTCTTATATATTTCCTTCGCAAAAGCATATGGTGCATATAGAATCCTTTGTTGTTAGATTTATCTAATGATAGTTAAATCATTAGTATAAAACTTGGACCATTGACCAAAAGACCCTATTTGTAACACTAAGTGAATGACATTGAAGATCTCGAGGCATTTCCCAAATAATTGTTGGANTTCTTGGAAAAAGAGAATAtgaaaagaaatgtaaaattaaaagaagagaaaagaaagcaaGAACCCTGCTTtcttccacctcctctcctttgatttttattttatcaccTTTGCTTTTTGTCTAAGCTTTTTAAGATTCGCGCATAATGACCCAATTACCACTACACGCTTTGTCCTTTTCGTTGAGATTGCTCGTTCCACAGTGGCAGGCCTACCGACAATTCTATGTCTTTTCAGGGGCTAAACAGTAATATCCATCCCAAAGAAAATTAGGAAAATGTTTTGTCTCAGCGTTGTTCAAACCCTAATCTGAATTCACCATATATGTCCATTCACTCCAGGCGATATGATGCTTGCAGGGTGCTTTTGGTAAATTATATAACTCGTGACTATTCTGCATACATCTTTAATTNTTCATACATACCAACCGGTAATACGCTGTACGATTCGACACAGAAGTGTGAAGccccatttattttttttcaatgattttttttttttttttgtacttttttttcaCTGTAAAAGcatatatccaaaaaaatgTGGATCAGCTTTTTCTTTCGTTGGGTTGAACGACATGGGACtgtagaagagaagaagcataaTTATTAGACAAGAATCACTTCCTAACATAGCTTTTTGTCTTGTCAAAGCACAGTGTCccagaagaaaaaccaaaagctaAATAAGAAAAAGTGATGATTTGANNNNNNNNNNNNNNNNNNNNNNNNNNNNNNNNNNNNNNNNNNNNNNNNNNNNNNNNNNNNNNNNNNNNNNNNNNNNNNNNNNNNNNNNNNNNNNNNNNNNNNNNNNNNNNNNNNNNNNNNNNNNNNNNNNNNNNNNNNNNNNNNNNNNNNNNNNNNNNNNNNNNNNNNNNNNNNNNNNNNNNNNNNNNNNNNNNNNNNNNNNNNNNNNNNNNNNNNNNNNNNNNNNNNNNNNNNNNNNNNNNNNNNNNNNNNNNNNNNNNNNNNNNNNNNNNNNNNNNNNNNNNNNNNNNNNNNNNNNNNNNNNNNNNNNNNNNNNNNNNNNNNNNNNNNNNNNNNNNNNNNNNNNNNNNNNNNNNNNNNNNNNNNNNNNNNNNNNNNNNNNNNNNNNNNNNNNNNNNNNNNNNNNNNNNNNNNNNNNNNNNNNNNNNNNNNNNNNNNNNNNNNNNNNNNNNNNNNNNNNNNNNNNNNNNNNNNNNNNNNNNNNNNNNNNNNNNNNNNNNNNNNNNNNNNNNNNNNNNNNNNNNNNNNNNNNNNNNNNNNNNNNNNNNNNNNNNNNNNNNNNNNNNNNNNNNNNNNNNNNNNNNNNNNNNNNNNNNNNNNNNNNNNNNNNNNNNNNNNNNNNNNNNNNNNNNNNNNNNNNNNNNNNNNNNNNNNNNNNNNNNNNNNNNNNNNNNNNNNNNNNNNNNNNNNNNNNNNNNNNNNNNNNNNNNNNNNNNNNNNNNNNNNNNNNNNNNNNNNNNNNNNNNNNNNNNNNNNNNNNNNNNNNNNNNNNNNNNNNNNNNNNNNNNNNNNNNNNNNNNNNNNNNNNNNNNNNNNNNNNNNNNNNNNNNNNNNNNNNNNNNNNNNNNNNNNNNNNNNNNNNNNNNNNNNNNNNNNNNNNNNNNNNNNNNNNNNNNNNNNNNNNNNNNNNNNNNNNNNNNNNNNNNNNNNNNNNNNNNNNNNNNNNNNNNNNNNNNNNNNNNNNNNNNNNNNNNNNNNNNNNNNNNNNNNNNNNNNNNNNNNNNNNNNNNNNNNNNNNNNNNNNNNNNNNNNNNNNNNNNNNNNNNNNNNNNNNNNNNNNNNNNNNNNNNNNNNNNNNNNNNNNNNNNNNNNNNNNNNNNNNNNNNNNNNNNNNNNNNNNNNNNNNNNNNNNNNNNNNNNNNNNNNNNNNNNNNNNNNNNNNNNNNNNNNNNNNNNNNNNNNNNNNNNNNNNNNNNNNNNNNNNNNNNNNNNNNNNNNNNNNNNNNNNNNNNNNNNNNNNNNNNNNNNNNNNNNNNNNNNNNNNNNNNNNNNNNNNNNNNNNNNNNNNNNNNNNNNNNNNNNNNNNNNNNNNNNNNNNNNNNNNNNNNNNNNNNNNNNNNNNNNNNNNNNNNNNNNNNNNNNNNNNNNNNNNNNNNNNNNNNNNNNNNNNNNNNNNNNNNNNNNNNNNNNNNNNNNNNNNNNNNNNNNNNNNNNNNNNNNNNNNNNNNNNNNNNNNNNNNNNNNNNNNNNNNNNNNNNNNNNNNNNNNNNNNNNNNNNNNNNNNNNNNNNNNNNNNNNNNNNNNNNNNNNNNNNNNNNNNNNNNNNNNNNNNNNNNNNNNNNNNNNNNNNNNNNNNNNNNNNNNNNNNNNNNNNNNNNNNNNNNNNNNNNNNNNNNNNNNNNNNNNNNNNNNNNNNNNNNNNNNNNNNNNNNNNNNNNNNNNNNNNNNNNNNNNNNNNNNNNNNNNNNNNNNNNNNNNNNNNNNNNNNNNNNNNNNNNNNNNNNNNNNNNNNNNNNNNNNNNNNNNNNNNNNNNNNNNNNNNNNNNNNNNNNNNNNNNNNNNNNNNNNNNNNNNNNNNNNNNNNNNNNNNNNNNNNNNNNNNNNNNNNNNNNNNNNNNNNNNNNNNNNNNNNNNNNNNNNNNNNNNNNNNNNNNNNNNNNNNNNNNNNNNNNNNNNNNNNNNNNNNNNNNNNNNNNNNNNNNNNNNNNNNNNNNNNNNNNNNNNNNNNNNNNNNNNNNNNNNNNNNNNNNNNNNNNNNNNNNNNNNNNNNNNNNNNNNNNNNNNNNNNNNNNNNNNNNNNNNNNNNNNNNNNNNNNNNNNNNNNNNNNNNNNNNNNNNNNNNNNNNNNNNNNNNNNNNNNNNNNNNNNNNNNNNNNNNNNNNNNNNNNNNNNNNNNNNNNNNNNNNNNNNNNNNNNNNNNNNNNNNNNNNNNNNNNNNNNNNNNNNNNNNNNNNNNNNNNNNNNNNNNNNNNNNNNNNNNNNNNNNNNNNNNNNNNNNNNNNNNNNNNNNNNNNNNNNNNNNNNNNNNNNNNNNNNNNNNNNNNNNNNNNNNNNNNNNNNNNNNNNNNNNNNNNNNNNNNNNNNNNNNNNNNNNNNNNNNNNNNNNNNNNNNNNNNNNNNNNNNNNNNNNNNNNNNNNNNNNNNNNNNNNAATTATTAGACAAGAATCACTTCCTAACATAGCTTTTTGTCTTGTCAAAGCACAGTGTCccagaagaaaaaccaaaagctaaataagaaaaagtgatgatttgaaaattataatcgtATCATTTCCTTGTTGTTGAATTATATGCCATCAATCATTTGCTTTATGATGTTccacttttcttctctttctttctttttttcgtgtatattgtatttgttaACGGCCTTGGTTTCCTTATGTTTATTTACGGAGCTACGATTTTGATTgaatatcaaatatatacttTGTTCTGCTTTtcgaaatttacaaaaaaaaaaaaagaggattattttttaattagaactGAACTGATCGTACGTGCATATATCCAAGTTATACGCCTCACAGTTGTTACATTTTAAGAATGTGTATTGTTACATACAGAATGCATATGCACAACAATATCAAACATAGACATATATAAGAGAGTGCTATGAATTTTTAGGAGTGAACTTAGCCAAGTTAATtcgaaaagttttttttgtaaaataacgagcgttataaattatattaagttaatcatTAAAACACTTAATTCAGGTAAATATTGAAAAGTATAAACGAAAATCCAGCCAGATATTTTCTCAATAATAAGAGACGACATTACTATTTAGAGCTAAAGATGTAGACAAATTCAGATTCTCTTTCCATTCTAATATtagatttaagaaaaatgtaCTTTAATAAGCGAATTTTAACCTTAGGAAGGTTATTAGTCATTACTAATGTGTTATAAAAATCAACTTTTGGCACAAATAAAGAATTTTTCTGataatttttgttaactatGGGTCATTTAGTCGTTAACtagtaatatattatactagattaagatctaTGTGATGTgctagttttaaaaatttgaataaaattaattttacaaataaacttattataatatttttgttgttagttAGATTCTATCATTAggaaataaatatagttttttttcttttttttttttatcttaatacactaatttaaatttctatattttaaatttattgtaatattattataatgatctactaaattaaaattatcaatCACCACTACTTTTGCAAATATTCATCTTTACAACTATTTCCGAAATTCAAATATATGGTTTTTCAATCTTGCCTAAAATATGATTACACAACTTTTCATATTATGTTTTTACATACAAACCACCGGTATGACCTTCATCTTATTTAcatcaatttaatttctttttctttttctattttataactaaaaatgtgtttttacaCCCACTCATATTTCACTGTACAAGCATTATTCTATACCACCCCctaaaaaatgtctatataaacattaaaccaacTATATGTGTGACATCCCGGTTTtgagagacttgcggagaggtttaaaataattgatttgaccacctatgtcaccaaagtgtacTTACATTTGCGGTCAAGAGTCCTGAGAGAGcaccacagttaagcgtgcttatgctggaatAGTAttatgatgggtgaccttttgGGAAGTAACTATCgaaactgtgtgagtgaggacaaaacacaaggaaatatgtggtgatttgtagggacggtgtGACACTccagtttcagagacttgcggagaggtttaaacaattaaaagaatTGACTTAGCctcctatgtcaccaaagtgcacttatcttttcggtcaagagtcctgagagaactctacaGTTAaacgtgcttatgctggagtagtctcaggatgggtgaccttccgggaagtgactgttgGAACtttgcgagtgaggacaaaacacatggaaagatcatgtggtgatttgtagggacggtaacaagtctttaaagcctcccggacatagcaaaccggccgtcggatatggatgcactaggcccgtgagacccattaagaaaggtgagcccatggactgggattggacatggaacccactaagaggtggcggtcggggcgttacagaCGGtatcaagtttttaaagcatcccggacgtagcaaatcggccgtcggatatagatgggctcacaGACCTAGTGAGACGACGTGAGACTTAAAGAATATGGGCCCATAGACTGGGATTAGACACgaggcccactaagaggtgacGGTCGGAGCGTTACAatatatctctttactttctttttgtataatttatttaatcactaaaattatttaCTCAAAAAAGATCCAGAAAAATATAtcacataaaaataatttatgatatgtatttaaacaaaactaagatttaattaaaaattgctCAACTAGAATTAGTCTATgaaaaactgaaagaaaaataatctgtaagcatattattataattatcataattttaaaagaaaaatcatatattgATCTTACATATtcttaactaaaaaaacaaaagatatatattattaatcaccactaatatatattatttattttaagataaaTGTAAGATATCAAATAAACATTATTCTCCATTTAAAAAGATATGTAACAAAgtaatttatttactaattaaataaatagtcTTTATAGAGAACTTGATCCCAAAGCTACTGAATCAAGTTTTTCGATCAAAAAAATCTCGGAATATTTCATCTCCGATATTCTCGTATCTTCGGTACATTATTCACCTTATACTTTGTAACAACCTAGGTTAGTCGGTTCTTATGTACTTGTATAAATATTAGGTGCAGCCTTCTTTATTCAATATCGCTCTTATTCTCAATTCCAATCCTCAACCTCAAGTACCTCAAATCTTTTCCTTCTCTCGACAGACCGTCTCATACGAGACTCCTTCACTCCCCTCACAAAACCCAACACCAAACCGATCACAAAACCCATCGCAATGGTCTCAAACGTCAACACTCCACCGCCGACGGGACACACCGAGGATAGACCCACCACGTACCTCGCCGCTCTCCTCAAAAACATCGACACTTGTCGTCCCAGCGTCGCAAAGGTCTCAAACGTCAGGAAATCCACTAAAGCCAACGTCGTCAAATCTGTAAGACCTGTTAGACCTGTAAGACCTGTTAGACCTGTTAGACCTGTTAAACCgcgaaaagtaaaaaaaaattcacctgAGATGGGCTATACTGAGAATGGATCCGCCACATACCTCTCCTCAGGCAACCCCTGTCTCGACTTCTTCTTCCACGTTGTTCCCTCCACGCCCAAGGCTTCTCTGGAGAAGCGCCTACAGGAGGCTTGGGGTCACGACGCCTTAACCACTCTCAAGCTTATCTGTAACCTTCGTGGAGTCCGTGGCACTGGAAAATCTGACAAGGAAGGGTTTTACACGGCGGCGTTGTGGCTCCATGGTCACCATCCGAAAACCCTAGCTTGTAACCTCGAGTCCATCTCCAAATTTGGCTATTTTAAAGATTTCCCGGAGATTCTATACAGGCTTCTACAAGGATCTGAAATCCGCAATATCCAGAATTCGGAATGGATCGATTCGATAGACGCAGCAGCTCGACGTAGAAGAGCTCGATTTTCTAGTCGTGGTGGTGGTCGTGGTTTTGGTCGTGGCCGTGGGAGGGGTCGTGGGAGGGGTCGCCGTGGTTTTACATTCAGGCCGGTAGCAACGAGGCAGGAGAGGGTAGAAAACGCAGAAAAGAAGAACCTAGAGGAGAAAGCCAGAGCAAGATTGGCGCGCAAGCAAAAGAAGGTTTCAATGGGGAAGAAGGCATTTACAAGATATACTAACGATCCAGACTATAGGTTTTTCCATGAACGTGTGTCTGATTTATTCGCAAATCAACTAACGAGAGACCTAAAATTTTTGACATCAggccaaacaaacaaaatctctctAGCGGCTAAGTGGTGTCCATCTCTTGATTCTTCATTCGACAAAGCAACTCTTCTCTGCGAGAGTATTGCTAGGAAGGTGTTTCCGCGAGAATCATTCCCGGAATACGAAGGCGTGGAAGAAGCTCACTATGCTTACAGAGTTCGTGATCGGCTAAGGAAACAAGTTCTTGTTCCCCTCCGGAAGACTCTGCAACTCCCTGAAGTATACATGGCAGCGAAAGATTGGGGATCTCTCCCTTACAACCGTGTTGCATCAGTGGCGATGAAGTTGTACAAGGAGATTTTCTTGAACCACGACGCAGAGAGGTTTCAGCAATATCTTAACGATGCGAAGACGGGGAAAACGAAGGTAGCCGCCGGTGCTGTGTTACCTCACGAGATAATAAGAGAATTAGACGGCCTAGACGGTGGACAAGTCGCTGAGCTGCAATGGCAACGAATGGTTGATGACCTTAAAACGAAAGGTTCTTTGTCGAACTGCATGGCAATTTGTGACGTTTCCGCATCTATGTACGGTGTTCCAATTGAGGTTTCAGTCGCGCTTGGTTTGCTCGTCTCTGAGCTATCAGAAGAGCCATGGAGAGGAAAGCTTATAACGTTCAGTGAAAACCCTGAACTGCATTTGGTGACAGGAGACGATTTGAgatcaaaaacagagtttgtgaGGAACATGCAATGGGATATGAACACTGATTTTCAGAAagtgtttgatttgattcttgaaGTGGCTGTGCAAGGGAAGCTGAAGCCAGAAGAGATGATCAAGAGGGTGTTTGTGTTCAGTGATATGGAGTTTGATCAAGCGTCGACTTCGACATACAATAGATGGGGATGCTCGCCTCCGACTCCGAGTAATGGATGGGAAACAGATTATGAGGTGATTGTGAGCAAGTACAGAGAGAAAGGGTACGGAGATGCTGTGCCGGAGATTGTGTTTTGGAATCTGAGGGATTCAAGGTCAACCCCTGTTCTCGGAAACAAGAAGGGAGTGGCTTTGGTAAGTGGGTTTTCGAAGAATTTGATCAAAGTGTTTTTGGAACATGATGGAGAGATTGACCCTATGATGATCATCGAGGCTGTAatagatagaaaagagtataAGTCGCTTGTTGTGGTTGATTGATAAAAAGATTTGTACTTGTTTTGTATTCCTTATTGGTGGGGTTGTTACTTTgtagagtttatttttaatgGTTTACTCAAACCCAAACGATTGGAAACATTAAGCAAAAACGAACAAGAAATAATGTCAAATTACTTCATTATGCTAAATTCTTAATTGCTGAGCACAGAATCAAGTAATCAGCGAAACAAACGAGCAAGTCTACTACGTTCATTTATCAAGTAATCAGCGAAACAAACAACCAATCAACACCTAAGTTGTTTCTATACTAAACAAATTCGCACTCAGATGATGAGTTGTGATACTAAACAACATCAGCTCTCAGAGCTTGCTTCATGACAGCTCTTATATATAGGACCCTTTTTCTCTTCCCCACTCATATATATAGGACCCCTTTTGCTTTTGCTGAATTCCATGTAATTAATCGTATCATTTCTTTTGCTGAATTCCATGCCATCAATCATTGGGTGAGAAAAAATCGACCTAAAATTTGGTGAATCAAGGATGGTAgaccttttcttatttttttttgataaatcaattacacatttataaaaaaacatatatacaaatcaaattattcaaaaactaaaaaaataaatataaattttacattgaaTATATTTAggtatcccctatatattaatagggaagcattttgtgaaaaaactgatgtgtcgtcgccagagagcTCGAGACATATTTTTACAATTTGTCCTCTTAGTTTACATTAATTACAGTTCATGccattatatatttcattaaatgaaaattaaaagaatttgttatttttcaaattcaataatGTACACCTCTTTTCTGAAATTACTTTTATAactatttcaaaatcaacatataaaatctgatgtataatttaattagtaaaacCAGTAGTATTCATATCTTTACATTAAAATACCGAAAATACATTCTTTaaagtacaaaaaaattattacatttttgaATGCATTACACTTCtaagtattttatatataattatatcttagtttttaatattaatattcaacaattatgtaatataaattgatatggaaaatattttaacaaaagagTAGAAAGGATTAAtctaaaaaatgaatttagtttgttgttttataaaaaaatataatatattgttaCGTCAACATAATTTTCACTTTTGTATTGCATCTTTGTTGTTAATTGGGGAtagttatatattgttaaatacttataaattatattaatttacatttctgtaaataataatgtgaaacataaaaatataaatttgatttttaaaaacacaaaaattcaTATTGCCATAAATGGTtacattttatcaaaactttCTCCACCACGTTTAAATATTTAACGGGTAAAACGTActttaacataaaataaacacaaacttgaaaaaaaacactttagttacatattttgttttaaacaaataattatccataataattttatttgagtcaatTTATCCTGCACATAATGCGGGTTGTTACCAATTATtgatatttatgattttaaataaatataactaattagtataattaaatatatttaagatataatcgatatgttttaaaatcttgttaaaagttaagataattaatatatatagatatatatattaacgaaattaatattatattggcTAGAGAGCATGTCAAAATCTTTCTAAAGaatatccttaaaaaaaaatctttctaaaGAATGTGATCCCCACGCTAGTGTCCCGGCATATCAATTTTGATAATCTCGTATTTTggtaaatctatataataataacaatctgaataaatgtcAACAAAAGTTACATACATTTTcgttaaataattgtttttgaaTTATTGTTAAAccggaaaaaataaaaaaaaaattcacctcAGATGGGCTATACTGAGAATGGATCCGCCACATACCTCTCCTCAGGCAACCCCTGTCTCGACTTCTTCTTCCGTGTTGTTCCCTCCACGCCCAAAGCTTCTCTGGAGAAGCGCCTACAGGAGGCTTGGAGCCACGACGCCTTAACCACTCTCAAGCTTATCTGTAACCTTCGTGGAGTCCGTGGCACTGGAAAATCTGACAAGGAAGGGTTTTACACGGCGGCGTTGTGGCTCCATAGTCGCCATCCCAAAACCCTAGCTTGTAACCTCGAGTCCATCTCcaaatttggatattttaaagatTTCCCGGAGATTCTTTACCGGCTTCTACAAGGATCTGAAATCCGCAATATCCAGAATTCGGAATGGATCGATTCGATAGACGCAGCAGCTCGACGTAGAAGAGCTCGATTTTCTGATCGTGGTtttggtcgtggtcgtgggagGGGTCGCGGAAGGGGTCGCCGTGGTTTTACATTCAGGCCGGTAGCAACGAGGCAGAAGAGGGTAGCGAACGCAGAGAGGAAGAACCAAGAGGAGAAAGCCAAAGCAAGCTTGGCGCGCAAGCAAAAGAAGGTTTCAATGGGAAAGAAGGCATTTACAAGATATACTAACGATCCAGACTATAGGTTTCTCCATGAACGTGTGTCTGATCTATTCGCAAATCAACTAAGGAGAGACCTAAAATTTTTGACATCCGGCCAACGAAACAATATCTCTCTAGCGGCTAAATGGTGTCCATCGCTTGATTCTTCTTTCGACAAAGCAACTCTTCTCTGCGAGAGCATTGCCAGGAAGGTGTTTCCCAAAGAGTTATTCCCGGAATACGAAGGCGTAGAGGATGCTCACTATGCGTACAGAGTTCGTGATCGGCTACGGAAACAAGTTCTAGTTCCCCTCCGTAGAACTCTTCAACTCCCTGAAGTATATATGGGAGCGGGATATTGGAAATATCTTCCGTATAACCGTGTTGTTTCAGTGGCGATGAAGTCGTACAAGGAGATTTTCTTGAAACACGACGCAAATAGGTTTCAGCAATACCTTGAAGATGCGAAGATGGGGAAAACAAAGTTAGCCGCCGGTGCTGTGTTACCTCACGAGATAATAAGAGAATTAGACAGTGGAGACGGTGGACAAGTCGCTGAGCTGCAATGGAAACGAATGGTTGATGATCTTAAAGAAAAAGGTTCTTTGACGAATTGCATGGCCATCTGTGACGTTTCGGGGTCTATGGAAGGTGATCCAATGGATGTTTCCGTGGCGCTTGGTTTGCTAGTCTCTGAGCTATCAGAAGATCCATGGAGAGGAAAGCTTATAACGTTCAGCGAAAACCCTGAACTGCATCTGGTGACAGGAGACGATTTGAgatcaaaaacagagtttgtgaGGAACATGCAATGGGATATGAACACTGATTTTCAGAAagtgtttgatttgattcttgaaGTGGCCGTAGAAGGGAAGCTGAAGCCGGAAGAGATGATCAAGAGGGTGTTTGTGTTCAGTGATATGGAGTTTGATCAAGCGTCGACTTCGACTTCACCATACAATAGATGGGGACGGTCGCCTCCGACTCCGAGTAATGGATGGGAAACAGATTATGAGGTGATTGTGAGCAAGTACAGAGAGAAAGGGTACGGAGAAGCTGTGCCGGAGATTGTGTTTTGGAACCTGAGGGATTCAAGGTCAACGCCTGTGCTCGGAAACAAGAAAGGAGTGGCTTTGGTAAGTGGGTTTTCcaagaatttgttaaaaatgttcTTAGAAAATGATGGAGAGATTGATCCCATAACGATTGATCCCGTAACGATTGATCCCATAAGGATTGATCCCATAAGGATTGATCCCATAACGATCATGGAGGCTGCTATATCTAAAGATGAGTATAAGTCGCTTGTTGTAGTTGATTGATAACTTTAGATTTGTAAACTTTgttatatcttttaatttttgaataaaaattgaaatttgaatttctttaatttatttcagtAAATTGGgcaatatattttgttattttcttacaaGTTTCGAATAAAAAATTCCTAAAAGTTGTAAACAAAGTGGGCCATATATTTATTCTCTTACaagtttgaataaaaaatttgtaaactttGTTAACAAAGTGGGTATATATAACCAACTtactttaaaaaattgattagggTTTAAGAACTTACTTTTGAAGATATGTATAATTGgggtatacatatatatatttttattatctttggTCTTTTTAAGACAATAATCCAGCCGCACGGGAAAGAACTGTTGACATCTAGtgatataaaagtttaatttgtaacgattagttttttttttccaacaaaagtGTAACGTTTAGTATTCTCCTTTAATTGCTTTAATTGAGTGTTTtcgttaaataatttttttgaaatttatgtgCTAAATCCAAAAAATTCTATAAAGTGAAAAGGAGAGAGTACGTGTATATTACTATAAGTACAAGGATATGTGTATATACTATAAGTATAAGGATCTAATTGTAAATACTGTAACCCTAGTCTCTTTATGTACTATAAATATGTCTGTAACTCGTTATTAGTAATCAAGAATTATTACAGCctctatatggtatcagagcaaaacgATCAGacctaaacctaaatttttgtttttaaacaccACGCCTCCTCTATGGCTACCTCAGGCAACACAACTCCTTTAACCGGTGAAGTCATCATGACCTCTACCACACCTCTCTTCAATGTCAATACATCCAATGTTACCAAACACAATGACACCAATTACTTGATGTGGAGCCTCCAGATCCATGCTTTGATTAACGGCTATGAACTCGCCGGCTATCTTGACGGATCTCACCCTGCTCCGTCTCCCACTGTTACGACTGATGCTGTCACCGTCCCAAATCTAGCATTTGCTTTCTGGAAACGCCAAGATCGTCTCCTCTACAGCGCCTTGCTTGGCGCTATCTCTGCTCATGTCCAACCATTGGTGTCTCGCGCCTCCACTGCTGCTGAGGTCTGGGAAACTCTCACGTCCATCTTCCCCAAACCAAGTCGTGGCCATGTTCAAGgtatcaaaaatcaaatcaaggCAT comes from Camelina sativa cultivar DH55 chromosome 19, Cs, whole genome shotgun sequence and encodes:
- the LOC104766406 gene encoding CLAVATA3/ESR (CLE)-related protein 41-like produces the protein MATSIDQTNTKSSHARALPLLLIFLSFLLFISLTIPMTRPQVTSTVAPFKRVLLEPSVSASVTMDLHPNARTRHSRTSRRREFGNDAHEVPSGPNPISN
- the LOC104766408 gene encoding uncharacterized protein LOC104766408, which encodes MVSNVNTPPPTGHTEDRPTTYLAALLKNIDTCRPSVAKVSNVRKSTKANVVKSVRPVRPVRPVRPVRPVKPRKVKKNSPEMGYTENGSATYLSSGNPCLDFFFHVVPSTPKASLEKRLQEAWGHDALTTLKLICNLRGVRGTGKSDKEGFYTAALWLHGHHPKTLACNLESISKFGYFKDFPEILYRLLQGSEIRNIQNSEWIDSIDAAARRRRARFSSRGGGRGFGRGRGRGRGRGRRGFTFRPVATRQERVENAEKKNLEEKARARLARKQKKVSMGKKAFTRYTNDPDYRFFHERVSDLFANQLTRDLKFLTSGQTNKISLAAKWCPSLDSSFDKATLLCESIARKVFPRESFPEYEGVEEAHYAYRVRDRLRKQVLVPLRKTLQLPEVYMAAKDWGSLPYNRVASVAMKLYKEIFLNHDAERFQQYLNDAKTGKTKVAAGAVLPHEIIRELDGLDGGQVAELQWQRMVDDLKTKGSLSNCMAICDVSASMYGVPIEVSVALGLLVSELSEEPWRGKLITFSENPELHLVTGDDLRSKTEFVRNMQWDMNTDFQKVFDLILEVAVQGKLKPEEMIKRVFVFSDMEFDQASTSTYNRWGCSPPTPSNGWETDYEVIVSKYREKGYGDAVPEIVFWNLRDSRSTPVLGNKKGVALVSGFSKNLIKVFLEHDGEIDPMMIIEAVIDRKEYKSLVVVD
- the LOC104767849 gene encoding uncharacterized protein LOC104767849; the protein is KNSPQMGYTENGSATYLSSGNPCLDFFFRVVPSTPKASLEKRLQEAWSHDALTTLKLICNLRGVRGTGKSDKEGFYTAALWLHSRHPKTLACNLESISKFGYFKDFPEILYRLLQGSEIRNIQNSEWIDSIDAAARRRRARFSDRGFGRGRGRGRGRGRRGFTFRPVATRQKRVANAERKNQEEKAKASLARKQKKVSMGKKAFTRYTNDPDYRFLHERVSDLFANQLRRDLKFLTSGQRNNISLAAKWCPSLDSSFDKATLLCESIARKVFPKELFPEYEGVEDAHYAYRVRDRLRKQVLVPLRRTLQLPEVYMGAGYWKYLPYNRVVSVAMKSYKEIFLKHDANRFQQYLEDAKMGKTKLAAGAVLPHEIIRELDSGDGGQVAELQWKRMVDDLKEKGSLTNCMAICDVSGSMEGDPMDVSVALGLLVSELSEDPWRGKLITFSENPELHLVTGDDLRSKTEFVRNMQWDMNTDFQKVFDLILEVAVEGKLKPEEMIKRVFVFSDMEFDQASTSTSPYNRWGRSPPTPSNGWETDYEVIVSKYREKGYGEAVPEIVFWNLRDSRSTPVLGNKKGVALVSGFSKNLLKMFLENDGEIDPITIDPVTIDPIRIDPIRIDPITIMEAAISKDEYKSLVVVD